A region of the Agelaius phoeniceus isolate bAgePho1 chromosome 32, bAgePho1.hap1, whole genome shotgun sequence genome:
tcccgcacagCCCGCACGCGTAGGACCTCTCCCCGTTGTGCATCCTCTGGTGGACGATCAGGTAGGACCTGGTGTTGAAGCTCTTGCCGCACTCCCCGCACTCGTAGGGGCGCTCCCCGGTGTGGATTCTGCAGTGGCGGATCAGGGATGAtctccacctgaagctcttcccgcatTCCAAGCACTCGTGGGGCTTCTCCacatcctggagctgctcttgaacctccagctccgagctctgacCCTGGTCCAGGGTTGGTTTTTCCCCCTGAGATCCCagctcttgctccatgtggtTCCTTAGGTGGACAATCAGGTGGGACCTtttggtgaagctcttcccacattccaagcacgcatggggcttctcctgcccatcctggagctgctcatggagccccagctctgagctctgagcCCCTTCCTGATGCAGGGTTGGTTTCTCTCCCTCAGACCCCAGCTGTTCCTCCATGTGGTTCCTCAGGTGGACAATCAGGTGGGACCTtttggtgaagctcttcccacactccgaGCACTCGTGGGGATTctcctgcccatcctggagctgctcccggagccccagctccgagctctgacCCAGGTCCAGGGtgggtttttccccctcagATCCCGGGTGTTGTTCCATGTGGTTCCTCAGGTGGACAATCAGGTGGGACCTtttggtgaagctcttcccgcactccGAGCGCTCGTGGGGCTTctcctgcccatcctggagctgctcttgaacctccagctctgagctctcacCCTGGTCCAAGTTGGGTTTTTCCCTCTCAGATCCCGGGTGttgctccatgaggttccgcaGGTGGACAATCAGGTGGGACCTcttggtgaagctcttcccgcactccGAGCGCTCGtggggcttctcctgcccctcctggagctgctcccggAGCCCCAGCTCGGGGCTCTGAGCCCCTCCCTGGCCCAGGCCGGCTCTTTGCCCCTCGGATCCCCGCgctctgcgtttgcagcccctcctgctcagGCATCTCCGCGGCTTCTCCTCCCCGCTGGCTTCTCCCTGCGCcctggagccgctcaaaacggcctcggCCACCGGCTCCTcgctgctctccatgctcagctcctgctctgggggaggaaggacaaggacaccGTGGGATTGGCCCCGTGGGGACAAGGACACCATGGGATTGGCCCCGTGGGGACAAGGACACCATGGGATTGGCCCCCGTGGGGACACCATGGGATTGGCCCCACAAGGTCccgatgggatttgcctccatccAAGttcaggatgggatttgcctccatccaaggacaggatgggatttgccccacaaggaaaatttgggatttgccCCTATCCAAGGAcaggatggggtttgggatttgccCCACAAGTTCAGGATGGGGTTCAGGATCTGCCCCACAAGTTCAGGATGGGGTTCAGGATCTGCCCCCCAAGTTCACGATGGGGTTCAGGATCTGCCCCACAGGGTCACGATGGGGTTCAGGATCTGCCCCACAGGTTCACGATGGGGTTCAGGATCTGCCCCACAGGTTCAGGATGGGGTTCAGGATCtgccccacagggtcacaatggGGTTCGGGATTTGCCCCCCTCCCTCAGGGCAGCACCAGGCcatgccccagggctgggctggagcagcaccgAGGGGGCAAAGGGGCCCTgccttcctcctcacctgcctggggctcccgggccgggctcctcttcctcacagcctcctcctcctcctcgctggGCCCGCGTTTGGCGCTGGGGGATCCCGGCCTGGGGCAGGACAAGGCCTgagccctttgctgctgctgctggaggcctcagggcccttccagccctgagatTCCCTGAAAAATCCTCGCGCtcggatttttttgggtttctttttgttttctcccctcctgagaagctgaggaagcctcagaggaaaagaaaagcaataattatctgctgctgtggaatgcaacaggccCAGCTCCGATTGGTCCACGCTGGGTGTTTTTAATTAAGGGCCAATCACGGtcagcttttgttatcattccttttctattcccttcaagccttctgatgaaatcctttcttctattctttagtacTCCTATTTTAGTATTcctatttcttttaatataacatatatatataaatatatatgttttaatataacatatatataaacataacatatataataaaataataaatataattttagtatatatattaatatttagaGAGTTTCAATACATACTTTTCTTTCAATATAATatctatcataaaataataaatcagccttctgatgaaatccttctattcttttagtatagttttagtatataattttcttttaatatatcataacataaatataaataaatatatataataaatatatataaatacataaataaatatagcataacatatatataaatatatataaaaaaataataaatcagccttctgatgaaatcctttcttctattctttagcatagttttagcatacaattttcttttcaagtaatatataccataaaatgcaatatatatatcacattttaatgtaatatatatattaaaataatacagTTTAATGTAATATTCAtggtaaaataataaatcagccttctgaaacacaggattctcgtctcttccttcGCCCTGGGACCCTTGAAACCACCCCCAGCCTCCCGCATCCctcggggctgccccgggctccGGGATCGCTCCGGGGCTCCCGCGGTCCCCCCCGGCTCtcccgggcatccccagagccgAGATCGCCCCCGAGCCCGCCCGGACCGGGCGATGCCACcggggaccccccaaaatccctccccagGGACATTTCGGGCTCGGCTTTGGGGTCctgccccccaaaaatccctcccgGAGCCCCCCCCGCCATGGGTTCGGGGcgagctccccctccccgctcacctgcgGGGCCCGGGGGGCGacgccggcggggccggggcagctgCGGCCGGAGCGGGGACGGGgccgctcctcctcttcctctgtccctcctcttcctcccgctcctccttctctccctcctcctcctcctgctcctgtgtccctcctcttcctcccgctcccAAAAGCAGCCGCGCTCTGCCCCGGGCGGGTTCCGGGAGCGCTTTCCCCGCCGGTGCCGCCGttactgggagggaactgggagcgctgggagggaactgggagcgcTTTCCCTGCCGGTGCCGCCGTTACTGGGAGCGctgggatggaactgggagCGCTTTCCCTGCCGGTGCCGCCGTTACTGGGAGcgctgggagggaactgggagcgAGCAGCgcccggcggcgggcggggccaACCTGAATGGGCGTGGTTATGTAAATCCGGGAGCGATCGCGCGCTGGGATTGGCGGGCGGGAGGAGCGCGGGGTTTGCTCGGTGACGTCATGGGCTGAGGGGAGGAGCGTCCGGTGTGAGGGGACCGGGAATGGCgaccgggaatggggacagaGACCGGGAATggggaccgggaatggggaatggagaccgggactgggaatggggacgTGGAATGGGGACCGTGGGGTGCCCAAAGCCCTGAGGaacccccaaatctgccccaggAACCCTCAACTCCCTCGGAGCCAGCATCCCCCTCATGCCCATCCTTGTTTTAGTTCAACGTCTTTATTTTCAACCTCAGATTTATAAAGgacaaagagaaataaaaagaaaatcccaggCCATGGGGAgccaggaggatgaggagcccTCAGCCTGGTGTCCTCCAAACAGGGATCAAGGTGGCTCTGCCCACCTGGGCCCACTGGGGACCATCCAGAGCAGATCCTCCCGTGTGGGATGGATTGATGGTGGAGACCACCAAGGCTATCTAGTGTTGCTGAAGACCACCAAAAGAGgtaaaaattgagatttttctgGGTCAGAAGGTGACAAATCCGGGAGGATGAGGAGCCCTCAGCCAGGTGTTCCCCAAACACGGATCAAGGTGGCTCTGCCCACCTGGGCCCACTGGGCCCCATCCAGAGCAGATCCTCCCgtgtgggatggagctggagcagcccacGGAGCTCTTCCCAcctcagtgctggctctccAGGTGTCTGGTCATGCTGCAGCTCGTggtgaagcccttcccacactggggacactggaatggcttctccccggtgtggCTGCGCTGGTGGATCACCAGGTTGGACTTGTGCCTGAATCCCTTGCCACAATCGGGGCAGCAGAACGGCCTCTCCTCGGTGTGCATCAGCTGGTGGctgaggagatgggagctggtcaGGAACCTCTTCTTGCACTGCTCGCActcgtagggcttctccccgCTGTGGCCCCTCTGGTGGTAAATCAGGTGGGACTTGGAcatgaagcccttcccgcactGCCCGCACTCGTAGGGCCgctccccggtgtggatcatctggtgggtGAGCAGGTAGGACCTggtggtgaagctcttcccgcacttcCTGCACTCGTAGGGCCTCACCTCGGTGTGGCACTTCTGGTGCAcgatcaggctggagctctgcgAGAAGCTCCTCCAGCAGTACTCGCACTCGTAGGGCCGCTCCGCGTGGCTCCTCTGGTGGGCAAACAGGTTGGAGCTCTGCGTGAAGCTCTTGCCGCAGCGCCCGCACACGTAcggcctctccccggtgtggatgcgccggtgcttGACCAGGCTGGACTTTTGCCTGAAGCCCCTGCCGCAGTCGGGGCAGCCAAACggcttctccccggtgtggatgcgctggtgctcggccagcagggagctggtcGGGAAGGAATTTTTACACTGCCcgcactcgtagggcctctccccggaGTGGGTGCGGCGGTGCCTGACCAGGGCCGAGTTCTCCTTGAAGCTCatcccgcactcggggcacggGAAGGGCCTCTCGCCCGTGTGCGAGCGCCGGTGGACGAcgagggaggagctgctctggaacTTCTTGTGGCACTGCTCGCActcgtagggcttctccccagtgTGAGTCCTCAGGTGGCTGCTCAGGTGGGACTTccagctgaagctcttcccacagtgctggcactcgtagggcctctccccggtgtggatcctCCTCTGGTGGAGAAGCAGCTGGGAGCTCCAGCTGAAGCTCtgcccacactccccacacttgtagggtttctcccctgtgtggattcTGCTGTGCTCCAACAGGTTGGAtctccacctgaagctcttcccacactccgagcacttgtggggcttcttctccccatcctggagctgctcacggagccccagctctgagctctgacCCTGGTCCAAGTTGAGTTTTTCCCCCTCGGATCTCAGCTGTTGCCCAGTGTGGATTCTGCAGTGCTTGATCAAGGATGATCTCCAcatgaagctcttcccacattccgaGCACTCGTGGGgcttcttcttctccccatcctggagctgctcacggacccccagctctgagctctgacCCTGGTCCAGGGtgggtttttccccctcagATCCCGTGTGGATTTTTTGGTGGACAACCAGGCAGGATCTCCTcttgaagctcttcccgcatTCCGAGCGCTCGTGGGGCTTCTTCtccccatcctggagctgctcttggacccccagctctgatctctgaCCCTGGTCCAGGGtgggtttttccccctcagATCCCGGGTGTTCCTCCATGTGGTTCCTCAGGTGGGCACCCAGCTCGGAGCTcctgctgaagctcttcccgcactccGAGCGCTCGtggggcttctcctgcccctcctggagctgctcccggAGCCCCAGCTCGGGGCTCTGAGCCCCTCCCTGGCCCAGGCCGGCTCTTTGCCCCTCGGATCCCCGCgctctgcgtttgcagcccctcctgctcagGCATCTCCGCGGCTTCTCCTCCCCGCTGGCTTCTCCCCGCGCcctggagccgctcaaaacggcctcggCCACCGGCTCCTcgctgctctccatgctcagctcctgctctgggggaggaaggacaaggacaccGTGGGATTGGCCCCGTGGGGACAAGGACACCGTGGGATTGGCCCCGTGGGGACACGATGGGATTTGCCCCCATGGGGAcaaggatgggatttgcctcccctgccccccaaaatccctcccggAGCCCCCCCCGCCATGGGTTCGGGGcgagctccccctccccgctcacctgcgGCCCCCGGGGGGCGATGCCGGCGGGACCGGGGCAGCTGCGGCCGGAGCGGGGACGGGgccgctcctcctcctcctcttcctcctgctccttctgccgctcctcctcctcctctgtccctccttttcctgttcctggtcctccttctctccctcctcctcctcctgctcctgtgtccctcctcttcctcccgctcctcctccgcTCCCAAAGCAGCCGCGCTCTGCCCCGGGCGGGTTCCGAGAGCGctgggatggaactgggagcactgggagggaactgggagcgcTTTCCCTGCCGGTGCCGCcgttactgggagcactgggagggaactgggagcgcTTTCCCTGCCGGTGCCGCCGTTACTGGGAGcgctgggagggaactgggagctcCGGCGGTCCCGGTATCCGGTTCCGGAGCTCGGAGCCCGGTCCGGGCGGTTCCTGTGCCGGTGTCCGGTCAGAGGTGTTCAATGTCCGGTCCCGGAGCTCGGAGCCCGTTCCAATCCCGGTACCGGTCCCGGAGCCCGTTCCGGTTTCAGTTCCTGAGCTCAGAGCCCGGTCCGGGCGGTTCCGGTGTCGGTGTCCGGTCCAATCCCGGTACCGGAGCCCGGAGCCCATTCCGGTCCCGGTCCCTGAGCTCAAAGCCCGGTCCCGGTTTTCGGTCTCGGAGCTCGGAGCCCGTTCCGGTCCCGGAGCTCAGAGCCCGATCCGGGCGGTTCCGGTGCTGGTGTCCGGTTCCGGAGCTCAGAGCCCGATCCGGGCGGTTCCGGTGTCCGGTTCCGGAGCTCAGAGCCCGATCCGGGCGGTGCCGGTGTCGGTGTCCGATCCCTGAGCCCGGAGCCCGTTCCGGTCCCGGTTCCGGTGCCGGTTCCGGAGCTCAGAGCCCGTTCCGGTTCCGGTGCCGGTTCCGGAGCTCAGAGCCCGTTCCGGTCCCGGTGCCGGTTCCGGAGCTCAGAGCCCGATCCGGGCGGTTCCGGTGTCGGTGCCCGGTCCGGGCGGTTCTGGAGCTCAGAGCCCGGTCCGGGCGGTTCCGGTGTCGGTTCCGGAGCTCAGAGCCCGGTCCGGGCGGTTCCGGTGTCCGGTCCCTGAGCTCAGAGCCCGGTCCGGGCGGTTCCGGTCCCGGTTCCGGAGCTCAGAGCCCGGTCCGGGCGGTTCCGGTGCCGGTGCCCGGTTCCGGAGCTCGGGGAGGGGCGAATTTGGGGTCTCCAGGTGAAGGGGGCGGGGCCACCCCACCCTTTGTCCCTCCCCCCCGCCTTGGGGACATCCAGAGAtgtcaccccccccccccctttgtCACCTCCCCCTTGAGGACATCCCGGGCTGTCCCCCCCATCCTTGGTGACCCCGGGGTGTCCCCCCCTTTGTGTCCCCCCCTCCTTGGTGACATCCCGAGATGTCCCCTCCTCCTTGGTGACCTCACTCCTTGGTGACCTCACCCCTTGGTGACATTTGGGGTCCCCCCCCCCCTTTGGTGACCTCCCGAGATGTCCCCGCCGCGTTCCCCCCTGGTGACCCCGgggtgtccccccccccccatttgtGATGTAACCCCCCCCCCTTTGTCCCTCCCCCCTTGGTGACATCCCGAGATGTCACCACCCCCTTTGTGCCACCACCCCCCCGTCCCCGCTGATCCCGTTAAGAGCCTTTACCCCGAGGGGGGGGGGACCGG
Encoded here:
- the LOC129133966 gene encoding uncharacterized protein LOC129133966 — translated: MESSEEPVAEAVLSGSRARGEASGEEKPRRCLSRRGCKRRARGSEGQRAGLGQGGAQSPELGLREQLQEGQEKPHERSECGKSFSRSSELGAHLRNHMEEHPGSEGEKPTLDQGQRSELGVQEQLQDGEKKPHERSECGKSFKRRSCLVVHQKIHTGSEGEKPTLDQGQSSELGVREQLQDGEKKKPHECSECGKSFMWRSSLIKHCRIHTGQQLRSEGEKLNLDQGQSSELGLREQLQDGEKKPHKCSECGKSFRWRSNLLEHSRIHTGEKPYKCGECGQSFSWSSQLLLHQRRIHTGERPYECQHCGKSFSWKSHLSSHLRTHTGEKPYECEQCHKKFQSSSSLVVHRRSHTGERPFPCPECGMSFKENSALVRHRRTHSGERPYECGQCKNSFPTSSLLAEHQRIHTGEKPFGCPDCGRGFRQKSSLVKHRRIHTGERPYVCGRCGKSFTQSSNLFAHQRSHAERPYECEYCWRSFSQSSSLIVHQKCHTEVRPYECRKCGKSFTTRSYLLTHQMIHTGERPYECGQCGKGFMSKSHLIYHQRGHSGEKPYECEQCKKRFLTSSHLLSHQLMHTEERPFCCPDCGKGFRHKSNLVIHQRSHTGEKPFQCPQCGKGFTTSCSMTRHLESQHCAPSSLPVTAAPAGKALPEPARGRARLLLGAGGRGGTQEQEEEEGEKEEREEEEGQRKRRSGPVPAPAAAAPAPPASPPGPRRPGSPSAKRGPSEEEEEAVRKRSPAREPQAEQELSMESSEEPVAEAVLSGSRAQGEASGEEKPRRCLSRRGCKRRARGSEGQRAGLGQGGAQSPELGLREQLQEGQEKPHERSECGKSFTKRSHLIVHLRNLMEQHPGSEREKPNLDQGESSELEVQEQLQDGQEKPHERSECGKSFTKRSHLIVHLRNHMEQHPGSEGEKPTLDLGQSSELGLREQLQDGQENPHECSECGKSFTKRSHLIVHLRNHMEEQLGSEGEKPTLHQEGAQSSELGLHEQLQDGQEKPHACLECGKSFTKRSHLIVHLRNHMEQELGSQGEKPTLDQGQSSELEVQEQLQDVEKPHECLECGKSFRWRSSLIRHCRIHTGERPYECGECGKSFNTRSYLIVHQRMHNGERSYACGLCGKSFSTSSHLIVHQRNHTGERPYQCDVCQKRFQSSSTLRSHRRIHTEERPFRCPECGKGFRENSTLTTHRRVHTGERPYVCGECGKSFNTSSYLVVHQRMHSGEKPYECGVCGKSFGRSSQLIVHHRSHTGERPYECPQCGKGFTNSSNLIVHQRSHAGDKPYGCEQCSQRFQSIGDLVVHQGSHAEEKPFHLSECGMGFGDDSNVVKAQFMHAGECEESSSLIIHQRDHAEERPYACDQCHQRFYTSSSLLKHQRTHTEERPFCCPDCGKSFKNNSALVVHQRIHTGERPYECGQCWKRFHTTSDLLLHQRIHTDERPFRCPDCGVGFKHNSSLVKHRRIHTGERPYVCWQCGKSFSASFSLIVHHRSHTGERPYECGQCGKSFSQSSGLVAHQRCHTGERPYECGECGKSFSQSCNLIKHQCSQHCGQPRAQGELQALLQLRPAQEDPPWMVPSEPRWAEPS